The Gemmatimonas sp. UBA7669 nucleotide sequence CTCCACGCGATTGTCGGGTGTCGGGTCGGGCAGGAACATGCGCTCCACATGCACGATGCGTGCACCCGGCTCGATTTCGAGGTATTCGCCGGTGAGATGAAAGCCGGCGCCGTGGTCATCGGCCCAGGCGAAGCGAATGCCACCACCCGGCCGCAGATCGGACACACATTCCGTCATGCGCCAGCCATCGGGCCCGGTGAGCCAGAGCGGCATGATGTCCGGGTCCGTGTGCGCACGGTACACCTGCGCGGGTGAGGCGTCGAAGTGACGCACCACTTCAACCTGCGTGTCGCCAATGAGGCGAAGGGACAACGGGGGCATGTGAGCTCCGGGGGTGGTGGGTAAGGGAGTGGGGAGTGATTGTGTTGCCGACGGCAGACCCTGCGCGCTGGCCGCCCGTGTGTCAGTTGCGCCGACGACGTGTTGGCTCAGGTGGCATGGCCGCCAGTACCGCGTCGAGTCGGGCGTAGTTGCCCTCGAGGGCGGCGCGCAGTTTGTCGAGCCAGCGATCGGCCGCGCGCAGGCCGTTGTCGGCCAGACGCACAGGTCGCGTGGCACCTTCAACGCGCCGCACCACCAGACCAGCCGTCTCGAGCACCTTGATGTGGCGGGAGATGGCCGGCTGCGACATGGCAAAGGGCTCGGCCAGTTCCATCACCGTGGCCTCACCGCGCGCCAAGCGGGTGAGGATGGCGCGACGCGTCGGGTCGGCGAGCGCAGCGAAGGTGGCATCGAGAACGTCGGGGGAGGCGATCATATAACACATATGTTATATAACTTACTCTTTATGTCAAGCGGCAATGTTTCCGTTTTCTTCACCGACACTCGTGACGGCCGCGAGATCGCCAACAGCTCACGCAGAGAAAACGAGGGCGCAGGGGGCGCAGAGAGGAATACAGGGTCACTCGTTTCTTGACTGCTGTTCAATCCGTGGTGTTTCCGCCCCATCCGCGAAATCCGCGTCAAGGCTGTTCCGCCACGACCGCGGTGCTCTGCGGGGTCTCCGCACTCCGTCCCTCAGCGTGAGCTGTTGACGATGTCGCCGTCGCCGCGAGGGCCGGTCGAGTGACTTGAGTCTCAGGGAACCCCGAACCGACGCACCGTCAGACTCACCTGCAGCGTATCCGGACGTTGCACGCCCGAAGGACGGATGCGGATCGGGCCACGTTCCACCGAACCCAGGTCAGCACTGGTTTCCGGTGCGATGTAGGCGCTCACTCGCACACAGACGCTGTCGAGCGGCGCGCCGCTGGTGCTGTACGGAGAAGTTGGCAGGACAAACCGTCCGTTGCGGTCGGTCCGCACCTCCTCGCCATGCAGCTGGGGCAGCACCGTGCTGGTTCCGCACTCGCGATCGAAATACACGGCGCGGATGAGGAGCCCAGACGCTGCCGAGTTGTCGGCGTACCGGGCCTGACCTGCAACCACATGCGAGATCGGTGGTGGCGACGAGCAGGCGCACAGCGTATCGGAAAACGAGCAGCTGGCGGCCAACGCGGGGAGGAGGAGCGGCATCAGACGGAGCGGGCGCATTGGCGGGCGGGGTGAGCGGGATGCATCTTGGCCTGCATGCGCGCACCGCCACTTGGCGCGGTGCGTCGAACACAGGGCAACGAACGAGGCGCGCGATGTTCAGGAGATGGGTGGGGGTCACGGCACTCGCTGCCATCAGTGTACCCGGCTTGATCGATTTCGGGTCACTTGAGGCGCAGACCGCCAGCTCGGCGCTGACGTTATGGAAGAGCGGTCAGACCGCGTTTGGCATGTTCGTGCCCAGTGAACGGGCGCCTGGCGCCACCGACGCCCAGGGCAACCGCCTGCCGCCACTCTACACCGAAGCCGGCGCGCGCACCCTCGGCAGCAATCCGCTGCTGGACTATCTCTTTCTCAATCTCGAGGGCCGCTACGACGTCGACGCCGTGCGGGCCATGGTCGCCGGGCTCAAGGCTGCGAACGCCACGCGACGGCCCACGCTGCTCGTGCGCATTCCCACCATCGAAGCCGCCGGCGCCGACAGCACGAAGGCGCGTGTGGCGCAGGTGCTCGCGCTCGGCGCGGACGGGGTCGTCATTCCGCACGTGCGCAGCGCCGACGAAGCACGACTGGCGGTGAGCTTCTTTGCCGCCGCGAAAGCTGATGTGTGGTCGCCGCGCAATCCGAACGGACGCATCGTCGCGATGCTCATGATTGAGGACAAGGGCGCCGTCGCGGTCATGCAGGACATTGCCGCCGTACCGGGATACAGTCTGCTGAGCTGCGGCATTGGCAGTCTGACACGCGACATGGGCGGCGATGGTCCGGGCGCGGAAGCCGCCTGCCAGCGCGTGCGCGACGCGGGCGAGGCGCGCGGCATGCCCAGCATGATGACGGCCACGGCCGCTACGCTGCAGGACCGGCTCACGCGCAAGTATCGTGGCATTCTGCTCTCCGGCAGTGTGGCGCAGGTGGAGCCCATCATTCGTGATGGCCTGCCGCGGGTGGGTCGCACGGTGCCGGCAGCGCCGTCTGGTGATGCGTCAACGTCCACTACGTCGCTGGCCTTTCTCGAGAACCTGCGCGCGCATTGCGGCAAGGCCTACGAGGGGCAGCTCGTCAATCCGCAGGCGGCGGACACCGCCATGCAGGGCAAGCGTCTCGTGATGCATGTGCGCGGCTGCGGCGACACCGTTCGGGTGCCGTTTCATGTGGGCGATGACCGGTCGCGCACCTGGGTGTTCACTCGAACCGCCAATGGCGGTGTGCAACTCAAGCACGATCATCGTCACGCCGACGGCAGCGAAGACCGCGTGACCCAATACGGTGGCATGGCGCGCCCGACCGGTACCGCGGCACGCATGGAATTTGCCGCCGATGCCCACACGGCCACTCTCATTCCGGCGGCCCGCAGCAATGTGTGGACCGTGGAAGTGAGCGCGACGCAGTTCAGCTATCAGTTGCGGCGCGAGGGCAGCGATCGCCGATTCCGCGTGGACTTCGACCTCACCAAACCGGTGACCCCGCCGCCTGCGCCCTGGGGCGCGACCTCTCCCACCCCGTAACGCGCCCGATCATGAGCCTTCACCTTCCCACACCGCTGGTGTCCACCGAGTGGCTGGCGGCGCATCTGCAGGAGCCGCTGCTGCGCATCGTGGATGCCAGCACCTATCTGGCTTCAGCCGGCCGCAATGCGCGCGCCGAGTACGCAGCGGCGCACATTCCGGGCAGCGTGTTTGCGGACATCGATGCGCTGAGTGACGAAGCGGCACCATTTCCCCACACGTTGCCGGCACCCGATGTACTCGCGGCGCGTTTTGCTGCGTTCGGCATTGGCAACGAGCACGCCGTGGTGGTTTACGACGGCTCCGGCCAGCATTTCAGCGCACCGCGCGTGTGGTGGATGCTGCGCAGCATGGGTCACACCCGCGTGGCCGTGCTCGACGGGGGCTTCCCCAAGTGGCAGCGCGAGGAGCGACCCGTCACCACCGAGGTGCCAACGCCGATGCCGGCCCAGTTCACGCCGCAGTTCGATGCCGCACGCTGGCGGGACCTGCATGCCATGCGCGCCAATCTCGCGTCGCACGCCGAGCAGGTGGTGGATGCGCGCAGCAGCGGACGATTCACCGCGTCTGAAGCCGAGCCGCGCGCCGGTGTGCGCGGCGGACACATTCCGGGCGCCCGCAATGTGCACTATGCCTCGCTGGTGACCGCCGACGGCACCCTGCGCGCACCCGATGCACTGCGCGAGATCTTCTCCACGCAGGGCGTGCAACTCGATGCGCCCATTGTCGCCAGCTGCGGCAGTGGCCTTACGGCCTGCGCGGTGCTGCTCGCGCTCGATGTCGCCGGTGCATCACACACGGCGCTGTACGACGGGAGCTGGACCGAGTGGGGCAGTCAGACCGATACGCCAGTGGAGACCGGGCCCGCGCAGTAAACGACGGTACTCAACGACTACGGCGTCGGTGGCTTTGCGGGCGCAGGTTCTGCCAGCACTGGGTCCGTCATCACCGTGGCGGACCGGATGTAGTCGAGAGCCGGAAACCAGCGTGCCAGGTAGGTGTTGCCCTGGCGCGCGATGCGCACGTAGTTGGGCTCTTCGCCGTACTCCATGTTGAGGCGCTCTACCACGTCCATGCCCTCTTCCACACGGCCGATGGGGGCAAACACCTTCTGCCCATCGAGCTTGCGACGGTTGTCCTCGAGGCTGATGAACAACTGCGTGCTACGGGAGTTGGGGCCGTTGGCGGCAAAGGCCACGGTGCCTTTCACATTGCCGGTGCGCATGGGGTCGTCGGCAATGGTGGCGTCGCGCCACTGGTCATGCACCGACGGGGTGCCATGCATGCCGAATTGCGCAATGAAGCCCGGCACCATGCGATAGAAGGCCACGTCGCGGAAGAATCCGTTGGACACCAACTCGAAGAAGCGATCGGCACCGCGTGGCGCGAGTGCACGATCCACCGCAATGACAAACGCGCCCTTGGTGGTTTCCATGCGCACGCGGTAGCGATCGGGCGCGCGCGGCAAGGTGGCCTGCGGTCCGGGAACGCTCGCGGTGGCTTCGACGCGGTCCGTCGAGGCGCCGTCGGTTGACGCAGTTTCACGCGGCCCGCAGGCCGCCGAAACGGTCAGGGCAGCGGTCAGGAGAGCAATGGGAGCACGGCGCATACCCACAATCTACGCCGGCGGCACGTATCAGATGGCGTGGTGCAGGCGCTGCATGACCCCATGCATGGTCTCGTGAGCGCCCATCTGCGCCTCGCTCGTCGTGTATCCCGCGCGCCGCCCGCCCACCCAGGTTTCTGCAAACGGCGCGGCCGCGCCACTGAATACCAGGGCGTCGAGCAGGTACGTGGCCGGCACGCCGCACAAGGCCGGCTGCTGCATATCGATCACCACAAAGTCGGCCCGTGCGCCCGGCACGAAGCCAATAGACGTGCAACCCGCCGCCACGGCGCCACCGTGCAGCACGCGACCGAACAGACGGGCTGCGGTCGACGGCTCCTGCGCAGCATCGGCGGCCACGTTGCGCCGCTGTTTGGCCAGCCGCTGCCCGTACTCCAGCAACTGCAACTCCTGCGGCCAGGCCCGCGTGACATGACTGTCGGTGCCGATGCTGAGGGGCGTGTTGGACCGCAGCCATCCTTCAAGGTCACACACGCCGTCGCCAAGGTTGGCTTCCGTGCCGGGACAGAGCACCACCCCAGCGCCGCTCGCGGCCACCGCGTCTACTTCCTCGGGCAGCGAGTGCGTGGCATGCACGATATGCCACCGTGCGTTGAGCCAGCCCGATGCGGCCAGCCACTCGAGAGGTCGCTTGCCCGTAGCCTCAACACACTGCGTCACCTCGGCCTGCTGCTCTGCCACGTGCACATGCAGTGGCGCCGCATCGTCGTGCACGGCCGAGGCCAGTTGCGCCATCGCGTCCGGTGTCGCCGCCCGCAGCGAGTGAATGGCCACACCCGCCGTCACCTGCGGCAATCGCCAGCCTCGCACCACATCGCGCAGCATGAGCACATCGTCCACCGACGTCGCAAAGCGCCGCTGGTCTTCACGCAGCGTGGCCGACGTGAACCCCGCACGCTGATACAGCACGGGCAGCAGCGTGAGCGTCATGCCCACCTCGGACGCCGCCGCGGCCAGTGCTTCCATCATGGCCGCCGGCTGTGCGTAGGGGCGGCCGTTCCGGTCGTGGTGCAGGTAGTGGAACTCGCAGGTGTGTGTGAAGCCACCGGCGAGCAGCTCGGCGTACAGATGGCGGGCCACCACCCGTACATCATCGGGCGTGAGCTGCAACGCCACCTGATACATGCGGTCGCGCCAGCTCCAGAAGTCGTCGTGCTGCGCGTGTCGACGCTCTGTGAGTCCGGCAAAGGCGCGCTGAAAGGCGTGACTGTGCGCGTTCACCACACCGGGCAGCAGCGCGCCTTGCAAACGCTGCGCATGCGCAGGACAGGAGGACTGCGCCTGAATACTCGTCCACGCACCGTGCTCGTTTGCGGTCAGCAGCACATCCTGCTGCCACCGCCCGTCTACAAACGCCCATGGCGCCCAGAAGGTCGGGGCATGGCCTATGGAGTTGCTCATGGAGTTGCTCATGGACTTGTTCATGACGCCGCGGCGGGTTCGGGCCGGAAGTGCCGCAGCGTGTGCACAAACGCCTCGAGTGCCGGACGAGCCTGTGCCGCCAGCACCTCACTCCAAGCGAACGGCGCGGCTTCCAACATGTACGTGCGACAGGCCATCTCCAGTTGCACCGCGTGCACACCATCTGCCGGACGTCCATAGTGCCGCGTGATGTAGCCGCCCTTGAAGCGGCCGTCCACCACCTGCGAGAACTGGGGAAAACGCAGCAGCGTATCGCCGAGTGCATCACGCAGCGTCGGCGCACAACTGCTGCCACTGGCAGTGCCGAGGCTGAAGTTGGGGAGGATGCCATCGAACAACCACGGCACTTCGCTCATGATGCTGTGCGCGTCGAAGAGCACCGCAAAACCATGCGTGGCACGCCGCGCATCGAGCACGGCGCGCAGGGTGTCGTGATAGGGCTGCCAGTAGCTGTCGATGCGCCGCTGGATTTCCGTCGCGTCAGGCGCCAGGCCGTCGCGGTAGAGGGGCTCACCGGAAAAGTGCCGTGTGGGGCAGAGTTCGGTGTTGTTCTGCCCGGGATACATGGGCGTATCCTGCGGCGGTCGGTTGAGATCAATGAGGTAGCGGCTCCATCGAGGCACCAGCAGCGTAGCACCCAGCGCATGCGCAAACCCGTAGAGGCGATCGAGGTGCCAATCGGTGTCTTCCACTTCGAGCGCGCGCGGTGTGTAGCGATGCTGCTGATCTACCGGAAGGGCGGTAGCCACGTGCGGCAGACTGATGACCAGCGGTGAGCCGCCCTCCAGTACATGTGGGCGGTTGGCATTGTGTCCGTTCGCAGCAGGTGTCACAGGGCAACCTCCTGCCCCGCGATGATCACCCGGCGGCAGGCGGTCCCCCCGATGCGATACGCCAAATCGCGAGGATGCGCGGCGTCGAAGAGCGCGACGTCGGCGCGCAATCCCGGCATCAGTCGTCCGCGATCATGCAGGCCCAGCGCCCGCGCCGCGTGCACCGTCACCCCGCGCCAGGCCTCTTCCGGTGTGAGGCGAAACAGCGTGCAGGCCATGTTGAGCATGAGCTGCAAGCTGAGGGTGGGTGACGTACCGGGATTGTGATCGGTGGCAATGGCCATCGGCACGCCGGCCTCCCGAAGCGCAGCAATCGGTGGCAACTGCGTTTCGCGCAGCATGTAGTACGCGCCCGGCAGCAACACAGCCACCGACCCACTGCGGCGCATGGCCTGTACGCCGTTTGCGCTCAAGTACTCGAGATGATCACAACTGAGCGCAGCAAACTCCGCGGCCATTTGTGTGCCGCCGCTGTCGCTCAGTTGTTCCGCGTGCAACTTGACCGGCAATCCGAGCTCACGCGCCACCGCAAAGACGCGCGCCACCTGCGCCGGCGAGAACGCAATGCGCTCGCAGAAGGCGTCCACGGCGTCCACCAGCCCCTCGGCATGCTGCGCCCGCAGCCATGCGATGGACTCGGTCACGTAGTCGTCCGCGCGACCGGCAAACTCCGGCGGCAACGCATGCAGGGCCAGCGACGTGGTGCGCACGGTAAGCGGCAAGGTCTCGGCGATACGCCGCGCCACCGTCAGACTGCGGCGCTCGTGCTCTGCACTCAAGCCATAGCCCGACTTGATCTCGAGGGTTGTCACCCCCTCGTGCAGCAAGGCGGTGGCGCGGGCCGTCGCCTGCTCGAGCAGCTGCGACTCCGTGGCGCTGCGCGTGGCGCGCACCGTGGACATGATGCCACCACCGGCGCGCGCGATGTCCTCGTAGCTGACCCCCTGCAGCCGCTGCTCGAACTCCGTTGCACGATCGCCACCATACACGAGGTGTGTGTGCGCGTCGATGAGTCCCGGAGTCAGCAGCGCCCCGCCTCCGTCGTACTCTTCGTCAACTGCCGCATGGGCCGGGAGCTCAGACTCGCGGCCTACCCACACAATGTTGGCACCTTCCGTGATCACGGCGCCCTGTGCGATCAGGCCGTAGGGCGCATCCGCACCTGCGCCGCCGCTGCTTGCGTCGGCAAAGGTGGCCAGGGCGACGCCGCGCCACAGTCTCCGCCGCGGCGTCACCGGCACCGTATCGGTCCCGTCCAGCGTCACGGTGCGACGGGCGAGGCCCACATCCACCACGCGCGCAGTGGTTCCGCGCTGCGAATGCACCACGCGTCATTCCGAGCGCCGTCACGCCACACCAACGTGCCTCGTGGCAAAGCCAGCACCTCGGCATCCATCTCGCTGCCAACCTGCAGACTGCAGGCGGCGTCCACGTACACACCACGCCACTGCGCCGAGGCGGTCCACGCCATGCCGGGGACCACGCGTTGCACACCATGCACGGGCAGACGCGCGTCCCACATGACGTTGAGATCGGTGGTGGGGCCGCGCAGCAACTGGCAGTCGGGCGCGTCGGCGCCGTCGAAGGTGACCCCCTCGTCGCCGCGCAGCAGGCGGCGTGTACGCGTGGGCCAGGTCAGCGCCACGCCCGCGCCATCGAGTACGGTGAACCAGCGGCGCACGCCGGGAAACTCGCTGAAGGGGCCATCGCGATCGATGCGCGCCACACTCACCCGAAGCTGCCAACCCTCGGGCTGCGGCCAAACCAGCAGCTCCTGTGTCGTGCCGCCGCCGTTGCGCCACGGCGTGGGTTCCACGTTCTCGCGCGACACCACATGCAGCAGCGATCGGGATGGGGCGCTGGCAGGCGTCATGGCGTGAACTCTCCCTGCAGCATGTAGCGGTCTCCGGGGTGTACCAATCGCACCAGCGTGATGGGGGCCGTGCGACTGAAGGTGCGACGCACCACCACCAGACAGGGCGCGTCGCCGGGAATTTCGAGCAGCCGCGCTTCGGTGCGTGAGGGACGCGTGGCTTCGATATGGTACGCCGCCCGCCACAGTTGCGTGTTTGCGAACAGCACCTGCGTGGGCGTGACCTGCGTGAAGTCGTGCTGCAGGTACGCCGGACATTCGGCCGGGTTCACCCAGCGATCCTCACACTGCAGCGGCACCCCGTTCTCCAGATGCACAATGCGCGTGTGATACACCGGCGCGCCAGGCTGCAGCGCAAGTTGCGCGGCAACGGCGGCACTCGCCTCTTCCTCGCGCGCGAGATGCACCAACGCCTCGTGTGAGTGACCACGCGCGAGAATCTCTTCGTGCACATCGGTGATGGTGAGCGTGCTGCTCACCGCATGCAGACTGCGGGCAAAGGTACCCACACCCTGCACACGCTCCACCAGCCCCTCCGCCTGCAGCTCCTTGAGCGCACGATTCACGGTCATGCGGCTGACGGCAAAGCGCGCCACCAATTCCGCTTCCGACGGCATGAGCGCACCGGGGGCCCAGCGGCCGCGGGCCAGCCCCTGCTTGAGAAACTGTTTGACGCGTCGATACGGCGCTGGCGTGGTGGTGGCCATGTCCTGATGCTACTTGCCGCGACTTGTCTAGACAAGTACGATTGCACGGACGCCCTTCACCCCCGGTCCCATGTCCAGCACCGCTTCGGAAGTCCCCGCCGGGACGAACCCCGCTTCGCTCTTGTCGAGCGCCTCGGGGCCGCGTCCCGTCCGCGCCCCACGCGGCACGGCCCTGCACTGCGCAAACTGGCTCATCGAAGCCGCCTACCGCATGCTGCAGAACAATCTCGACCCGGAGGTGGCCGAGAATCCCGACGCGCTGGTGGTGTACGGCGGGATCGGCAAGGCCGCCCGCAACTGGGCCTGCTTTGATGCGCTGCTCGAGAGCCTGCGCGCGCTCAAGCCCGACGAAACGCTGCTGGTGCAGAGCGGCAAACCGGTGGGCGTGTTCCGCACACACGAGAATGCACCACGCGTGCTCCTAGCCAACAGCAACCTCGTGCCACGCTGGGCCACCTGGGAGCACTTTCACGAGCTCGATCGCAAGGGACTCATGATGTACGGCCAGATGACGGCCGGCAGCTGGATCTACATCGGCAGTCAGGGCATCGTGCAGGGCACCTACGAGACCTTCGTGGAGGCGGGCCGGCAGCATTACGGCGGCTCGCTTTCGGGACGCTGGATTCTCACCGCCGGCCTGGGCGGCATGGGCGGCGCGCAGCCGCTGGCCGCGTCGTTTGCCGGCGCCAGCAGTCTCACCATTGAATGTCAGCAGAGCCGCATCGATTTCCGGCTGCGCAGTCGTTATGTCGATGAGCAGGCGCGTGACCTCGACGACGCGCTGGCCCGCATGGCTCGCTACACCGCCGAAGGCCGCGCCGTGAGCGTGGCGCTGCTCGGCAACGCGGCTGAGCTGCTGCCTGAATTGGTGCGCCGAGGGGTGCGTCCGGATCTCGTCACCGATCAGACCAGTGCACACGACCTCGTGCACGGCTACCTGCCGCTGGGCTGGAGTGTGGAGCAGTGGCAGGCAGCGCAGCAGGATGCGTCGCAGCACGCGGTGTTGCGTGATGCAGCCGCCACGAGCTGCGCCTCGCATGTGCGCGCCATGCTGGCTTTCCGCGAGGCGGGCGTGCCCACGGTGGACTATGGCAACAACATTCGCCAGGTGGCCTTCGACGCCGGCGTGCGCAACGCCTTCGACATTCCCGGCTTCGTGCCGGCCTATGTGCGGCCGCTCTTCTGCCGCGGCATCGGTCCCTTCCGCTGGGTGGCGCTCTCGGGCAACCCCGAGGACATCCGCAAGACCGATGCGAAGATGAAGGAGCTCTTCCCGGACAATGTGCATCTGCATCGCTGGCTGGACATGGCCGGCTCACGCATTGCGTATCAGGGTCTGCCGGCGCGCATCTGCTGGATTGGCCTCGGCGACCGACACCGTGCCGGGCTGGCGTTCAACGCCATGGTGCGGAGCGGCGAGCTCGAAGCGCCCATTGTCATCGGACGCGATCATCTCGACAGCGGTAGCGTGGCCAGCCCCAACCGCGAAACCGAGGCCATGCTGGACGGCAGTGATGCCGTGAGTGACTGGCCGCTGCTCAATGCCCTGCTCAACACGGCCAGCGGCGCGACGTGGGTGAGTCTGCATCATGGCGGCGGCGTGGGCATGGGCTACAGTCAGCACAGTGGGGTCGTCATCGTGTGCGACGGTACACCCGAGGCCGACGAGCGCATCGCGCGTGTGCTGTGGAACGATCCGGCCACCGGCGTCATGCGTCATGCCGATGCAGGCTACGACGCGGCGCGCGACTGGGCGCGCGCGCAGCAACTCAATCTTCCCATGGTGACGCACGCATGAGCCACACCTCGGCACGGCCCACGTTGCAGGTGCGCCCAGGCGCGCTCACGCTCGACGAGTTGCAGGCCTTGCACCGCGGCCAGGTGACCATGCGCATCGACCCGTCGGCGCAGGCGGGCATTGCCACCAGCGCCGCCGTCGTGCAGCAGGCCGCCGCAGGCGACGAAGCGGTGTACGGTGTCAACACGGGCTTTGGCAAACTCGCGTCCACACGCATTGCCGCTGACGATCTGGCGGCGCTGCAGCGCAATCTCATTCGCAGCCACAGCGTGGGTGTTGGCGTGCCCATGACAGCAGCCGTCGTGCGACTCATGCTGGCGCTCAAGGTGGCCAGTCTGGCGCGTGGACACAGCGGCGTACGGCCCGTGGTCATCGAACGCCTGGTCGCCGCCTACAACGCGGGGCTCGTGCCCTGCATTCCATCGCAGGGCAGCGTGGGCGCCAGTGGCGATCTCGCGCCACTCTCGCACCTCACGCTTGCACTCATGGGCGAGGGCGAGTGTCTCAACGCCACCGGCGCGCGCATTCCGGCAGCGGACGCGCTCGCGCAGCACGGTCTCACGCCACTCACACTGGAAGCCAAGGAGGGCCTCGCCCTCATCAACGGCACGCAGGCCAGCACGGCGCTGGCGCTGCATGCGCTCTTCACCTTCGAGCCCGTGCTCGAGTCGGCGCTCGTGGTGGGCGCGCTCACGGTGGATGCCGCGCGTGGCAGCGACGGCCCCTTCGACCCGCGCATTCATGCCTTGCGTGGGCAGCCCGGTCAGATCGATGTGGCGCAGTACTATCGCTGGCTGCTGGCCGGCAGCGCCATTCGCCAAAGCCATCTGCACGGTGATGATCGCGTGCAGGATCCGTACTGTCTGCGTTGTCAGCCGCAGGTGGTGGGCGCCTGTCTCGACCAGCTGCGCCATGCGGCGCTGGTGCTGCTGCGCGAAGCCAATGCCGTCACGGACAATCCGCTGGTGTTTGCCGACGGGGCACTCGTGTCCGGGGGCAACTTTCACGCGGAGCCCGTTGCGCTCGCGGCCGATGCCATGGCCGTGGCCATCGCCGAGGTGGGTGCCATTGCGGAACGCCGCATTGCCATGCTCATCGACCCGGTGGTGTCACGCCTGCCGGCCTTCCTCACACCCAACGCGGGGCTCAATAGTGGCTTCATGATTGCGCACGTGACGGCGGCCAGTCTGGCCAGCGAGAACAAGAGCCTCGCGCATCCCGCCAGCGTGGACAGCCTGCCCACCAGCGCCAATCAGGAAGATCACGTGAGCATGGCCACCTTTGCCGCTCGACGATTGGGGCCCATGATCGACAATGTGGCGGGCATCATCGGCATCGAGCTGCTGGCGGCGGCGCAGGGCATTGATTTCCTGCGCCCGCTGCAGAGCTCCGTGGCACTCGAGCGCGTGTATGCCACGCTGCGCGCCGAAG carries:
- a CDS encoding SRPBCC domain-containing protein, translating into MPPLSLRLIGDTQVEVVRHFDASPAQVYRAHTDPDIMPLWLTGPDGWRMTECVSDLRPGGGIRFAWADDHGAGFHLTGEYLEIEPGARIVHVERMFLPDPTPDNRVETRFEADGRGTRLVMTMTVPSAEVRKAMLDTGMAVGMEASYARLETRVLTAV
- a CDS encoding metalloregulator ArsR/SmtB family transcription factor, whose product is MCYMIASPDVLDATFAALADPTRRAILTRLARGEATVMELAEPFAMSQPAISRHIKVLETAGLVVRRVEGATRPVRLADNGLRAADRWLDKLRAALEGNYARLDAVLAAMPPEPTRRRRN
- a CDS encoding aldolase/citrate lyase family protein gives rise to the protein MFRRWVGVTALAAISVPGLIDFGSLEAQTASSALTLWKSGQTAFGMFVPSERAPGATDAQGNRLPPLYTEAGARTLGSNPLLDYLFLNLEGRYDVDAVRAMVAGLKAANATRRPTLLVRIPTIEAAGADSTKARVAQVLALGADGVVIPHVRSADEARLAVSFFAAAKADVWSPRNPNGRIVAMLMIEDKGAVAVMQDIAAVPGYSLLSCGIGSLTRDMGGDGPGAEAACQRVRDAGEARGMPSMMTATAATLQDRLTRKYRGILLSGSVAQVEPIIRDGLPRVGRTVPAAPSGDASTSTTSLAFLENLRAHCGKAYEGQLVNPQAADTAMQGKRLVMHVRGCGDTVRVPFHVGDDRSRTWVFTRTANGGVQLKHDHRHADGSEDRVTQYGGMARPTGTAARMEFAADAHTATLIPAARSNVWTVEVSATQFSYQLRREGSDRRFRVDFDLTKPVTPPPAPWGATSPTP
- the sseA gene encoding 3-mercaptopyruvate sulfurtransferase; translated protein: MSLHLPTPLVSTEWLAAHLQEPLLRIVDASTYLASAGRNARAEYAAAHIPGSVFADIDALSDEAAPFPHTLPAPDVLAARFAAFGIGNEHAVVVYDGSGQHFSAPRVWWMLRSMGHTRVAVLDGGFPKWQREERPVTTEVPTPMPAQFTPQFDAARWRDLHAMRANLASHAEQVVDARSSGRFTASEAEPRAGVRGGHIPGARNVHYASLVTADGTLRAPDALREIFSTQGVQLDAPIVASCGSGLTACAVLLALDVAGASHTALYDGSWTEWGSQTDTPVETGPAQ
- a CDS encoding peptidylprolyl isomerase → MRRAPIALLTAALTVSAACGPRETASTDGASTDRVEATASVPGPQATLPRAPDRYRVRMETTKGAFVIAVDRALAPRGADRFFELVSNGFFRDVAFYRMVPGFIAQFGMHGTPSVHDQWRDATIADDPMRTGNVKGTVAFAANGPNSRSTQLFISLEDNRRKLDGQKVFAPIGRVEEGMDVVERLNMEYGEEPNYVRIARQGNTYLARWFPALDYIRSATVMTDPVLAEPAPAKPPTP
- the hutF gene encoding formimidoylglutamate deiminase, coding for MNKSMSNSMSNSIGHAPTFWAPWAFVDGRWQQDVLLTANEHGAWTSIQAQSSCPAHAQRLQGALLPGVVNAHSHAFQRAFAGLTERRHAQHDDFWSWRDRMYQVALQLTPDDVRVVARHLYAELLAGGFTHTCEFHYLHHDRNGRPYAQPAAMMEALAAAASEVGMTLTLLPVLYQRAGFTSATLREDQRRFATSVDDVLMLRDVVRGWRLPQVTAGVAIHSLRAATPDAMAQLASAVHDDAAPLHVHVAEQQAEVTQCVEATGKRPLEWLAASGWLNARWHIVHATHSLPEEVDAVAASGAGVVLCPGTEANLGDGVCDLEGWLRSNTPLSIGTDSHVTRAWPQELQLLEYGQRLAKQRRNVAADAAQEPSTAARLFGRVLHGGAVAAGCTSIGFVPGARADFVVIDMQQPALCGVPATYLLDALVFSGAAAPFAETWVGGRRAGYTTSEAQMGAHETMHGVMQRLHHAI
- the hutG gene encoding N-formylglutamate deformylase, whose product is MTPAANGHNANRPHVLEGGSPLVISLPHVATALPVDQQHRYTPRALEVEDTDWHLDRLYGFAHALGATLLVPRWSRYLIDLNRPPQDTPMYPGQNNTELCPTRHFSGEPLYRDGLAPDATEIQRRIDSYWQPYHDTLRAVLDARRATHGFAVLFDAHSIMSEVPWLFDGILPNFSLGTASGSSCAPTLRDALGDTLLRFPQFSQVVDGRFKGGYITRHYGRPADGVHAVQLEMACRTYMLEAAPFAWSEVLAAQARPALEAFVHTLRHFRPEPAAAS
- the hutI gene encoding imidazolonepropionase, which gives rise to MTPRRRLWRGVALATFADASSGGAGADAPYGLIAQGAVITEGANIVWVGRESELPAHAAVDEEYDGGGALLTPGLIDAHTHLVYGGDRATEFEQRLQGVSYEDIARAGGGIMSTVRATRSATESQLLEQATARATALLHEGVTTLEIKSGYGLSAEHERRSLTVARRIAETLPLTVRTTSLALHALPPEFAGRADDYVTESIAWLRAQHAEGLVDAVDAFCERIAFSPAQVARVFAVARELGLPVKLHAEQLSDSGGTQMAAEFAALSCDHLEYLSANGVQAMRRSGSVAVLLPGAYYMLRETQLPPIAALREAGVPMAIATDHNPGTSPTLSLQLMLNMACTLFRLTPEEAWRGVTVHAARALGLHDRGRLMPGLRADVALFDAAHPRDLAYRIGGTACRRVIIAGQEVAL
- a CDS encoding HutD family protein; amino-acid sequence: MTPASAPSRSLLHVVSRENVEPTPWRNGGGTTQELLVWPQPEGWQLRVSVARIDRDGPFSEFPGVRRWFTVLDGAGVALTWPTRTRRLLRGDEGVTFDGADAPDCQLLRGPTTDLNVMWDARLPVHGVQRVVPGMAWTASAQWRGVYVDAACSLQVGSEMDAEVLALPRGTLVWRDGARNDAWCIRSAEPLRAWWMWASPVAP